Proteins found in one Planctomycetia bacterium genomic segment:
- the degP gene encoding serine protease translates to MNLHGAVLLLALVSCACAAGAADSPRQTIAGAARKVVKLYGAGGLRGLESYQSGILVSPAGRIVTAASTVLDSPEIDCVLDDGRRFAATVVGIDPGRDLALLSIDAEGLSCFTLAAGERATAGTRVMALANLFGVAVGDERVTVQRGVIAAVVPLEARRGAAESLYKGDSYLLDFTTNNPGSAGGAVVDSRGRLVGMLGKELRSAATGVWLNHALPLDEISAGCKAIEAGGPAPVAAARGAEVDPRVLGIVLVPDLLDGTPPFVESLVAESAAFRGGLRPDDLLIAVNGRPVTSRVAVRRVLGGLAPGDPVAVTVIRGDEAVPCDLGPLPRVEGRR, encoded by the coding sequence ATGAACCTGCACGGCGCTGTCCTCCTCCTCGCCCTGGTCTCCTGCGCGTGCGCCGCAGGCGCGGCCGATTCGCCGCGGCAGACGATCGCCGGCGCGGCCCGCAAGGTGGTCAAACTCTACGGGGCAGGGGGGCTGCGCGGTCTCGAGTCCTACCAGTCCGGGATTCTCGTCTCGCCCGCGGGCAGGATCGTGACCGCGGCGAGCACGGTGCTCGACTCGCCGGAGATCGACTGCGTGCTCGACGATGGCCGCCGGTTCGCGGCCACGGTCGTCGGCATCGACCCGGGCCGCGATCTGGCGCTGCTGTCGATTGATGCCGAAGGGCTGTCCTGCTTCACGCTCGCAGCCGGGGAGCGGGCGACGGCCGGCACCCGCGTGATGGCGCTGGCGAACCTGTTCGGCGTGGCGGTGGGGGACGAGCGGGTGACCGTGCAGCGCGGCGTGATCGCGGCGGTCGTGCCCCTGGAGGCCCGGCGCGGCGCCGCCGAGTCGCTCTACAAGGGAGACTCTTACCTGCTCGACTTCACCACCAACAATCCCGGTTCTGCCGGGGGAGCGGTCGTCGACTCACGCGGGCGGCTCGTCGGCATGCTGGGCAAGGAACTGCGGTCGGCGGCGACGGGCGTGTGGCTGAACCATGCCCTGCCGCTCGACGAGATCAGTGCCGGATGCAAGGCGATCGAGGCCGGCGGGCCGGCACCGGTCGCCGCGGCCCGCGGGGCGGAGGTCGATCCGCGCGTGCTCGGCATCGTGCTCGTCCCCGACCTGCTCGACGGCACACCGCCGTTCGTCGAGTCGCTCGTCGCGGAGTCGGCCGCGTTCCGTGGCGGACTCCGGCCCGACGACCTGCTGATCGCCGTCAACGGCCGGCCGGTCACGTCCCGCGTCGCCGTGCGCCGGGTGCTGGGCGGGCTGGCGCCGGGCGATCCCGTCGCCGTGACGGTCATCAGGGGGGACGAGGCCGTGCCCTGCGATCTCGGCCCCTTGCCACGCGTCGAGGGGCGACGATGA
- the degP gene encoding serine protease: protein MSRERRWMTNETHRRLVAVAPLVVGTLASLAAAVAGDVPADVLAAERQRIEAIRRAAPAAVSIFAAGAGGGSGVLVDPAGYAVSNFHVTQPAGVAMACGLADGRLYDAVIVGIDPTGDVALVKLLGRDDFPHVPLADSDLVEPGDPCFVAGNPFLLATDLRPSISAGIVSGVHRYQFPSGTILEYADCIQVDAAINPGNSGGGLFDAAGRLIGVNGRASFDKRGRVNVGVGYAISANQVRNFLGSLRGGRIVDHATLGAVVASAADGSVFISDILESSDAWRRGIRHDDEVVALAGRPVRTVNGFKNILGTLPAGWQVPIVVRRGGRRVEKLVRLTGVHTAAELAAVAAGEERPARSGPRPADPDAEPAPKRPAAALPVAVRGLYETRRGFANHHFNVVERDRVAKAVVGRGSAAGAGAWTLAGRTGRGGDFRIVIGDDAAVIELPTGTSRIDPRAELDTSPEPPGSGGLLAALVLYRRLVREGPAALGRTTYLGTAPRDPRAMAVFTIPELVDVLEAAVAGVEARFHVAGDGTLTGIDLWTEPDADPCELRFGRTPEGRDVIDARLGTEPFETFTVLPGPPAEAKP, encoded by the coding sequence ATGAGCCGCGAGCGCCGCTGGATGACGAACGAAACGCACCGCCGGCTTGTGGCGGTCGCGCCCCTCGTCGTCGGCACGCTGGCATCCCTGGCGGCCGCCGTCGCCGGCGATGTGCCGGCGGACGTGCTGGCGGCCGAGCGGCAGCGGATCGAGGCGATTCGCCGGGCCGCGCCCGCCGCCGTTTCGATCTTCGCCGCCGGTGCCGGCGGCGGATCTGGGGTGCTCGTCGATCCCGCCGGCTACGCGGTCTCGAACTTCCACGTCACGCAGCCGGCAGGCGTGGCGATGGCCTGCGGCCTGGCGGACGGCCGGCTGTACGACGCGGTCATCGTCGGCATCGATCCCACCGGCGACGTGGCGCTCGTCAAGCTGCTCGGCCGCGACGACTTCCCCCATGTGCCGCTCGCTGACAGTGATCTCGTCGAGCCGGGGGATCCCTGCTTCGTGGCGGGCAATCCGTTCCTGCTGGCGACCGACCTGCGCCCCTCGATCAGCGCCGGCATCGTCTCCGGCGTCCATCGCTACCAGTTTCCCAGCGGCACGATCCTCGAGTACGCCGACTGCATCCAGGTGGATGCGGCGATCAACCCCGGTAACTCGGGGGGCGGCCTGTTCGATGCCGCGGGCAGGCTGATCGGCGTCAACGGCCGGGCGTCGTTCGACAAGCGCGGCCGGGTGAACGTCGGCGTCGGCTACGCGATCTCGGCGAACCAGGTGCGGAACTTCCTCGGCAGCCTGCGCGGCGGCCGGATCGTCGACCATGCGACGCTCGGCGCGGTCGTCGCCTCGGCAGCCGACGGCTCGGTGTTCATCTCCGACATCCTCGAGTCGTCGGATGCCTGGCGGCGCGGCATCCGCCACGACGACGAGGTGGTGGCCCTCGCCGGCCGGCCGGTGCGGACGGTCAACGGCTTCAAGAACATCCTCGGGACGCTCCCGGCGGGCTGGCAGGTGCCGATCGTGGTCCGTCGTGGCGGGCGCCGCGTGGAGAAACTGGTCAGACTGACAGGGGTGCACACGGCCGCGGAACTCGCCGCGGTCGCCGCTGGGGAGGAGCGGCCCGCCCGCAGCGGTCCCCGGCCCGCTGATCCGGATGCGGAGCCGGCGCCGAAGCGGCCGGCGGCCGCGCTTCCCGTCGCGGTCCGCGGCCTGTACGAGACGCGACGCGGCTTCGCCAACCATCACTTCAACGTCGTCGAGCGGGATCGCGTCGCCAAGGCCGTCGTGGGCCGCGGATCAGCCGCCGGCGCCGGCGCGTGGACGCTGGCGGGCCGGACGGGCCGCGGCGGTGACTTCCGCATCGTCATCGGCGACGATGCCGCGGTCATCGAACTGCCGACCGGCACGTCGCGGATCGACCCGCGTGCCGAGCTCGACACGAGCCCGGAGCCGCCGGGAAGCGGCGGGCTCCTCGCCGCGCTGGTGCTCTATCGGCGGCTCGTCCGCGAGGGACCGGCGGCGCTCGGCCGGACGACGTACCTCGGCACCGCCCCGCGCGACCCGCGGGCCATGGCCGTGTTCACGATTCCCGAACTCGTGGATGTCCTCGAGGCGGCCGTGGCCGGCGTCGAGGCCCGGTTCCACGTGGCCGGGGATGGCACGCTGACGGGGATCGACCTGTGGACGGAGCCCGATGCCGATCCGTGCGAACTGCGGTTCGGCCGCACGCCGGAGGGGCGGGACGTGATCGACGCCCGGCTGGGCACGGAGCCGTTCGAGACGTTTACGGTGCTGCCCGGGCCCCCGGCGGAGGCGAAGCCATGA